Proteins from a single region of Gemmatirosa kalamazoonensis:
- a CDS encoding GNAT family N-acetyltransferase → MSISVRPATAADASRLSQLAAATFRETFEGENTPEDMARYLAASFTPERQTAEISDPAGTVLLAEHDAELVGYAHLTSGPAPAAVQGTAPLELKRLYVASAWHGRGVAQALMNAAMDAARARGAETLWLGVWERNPRAAAFYRKHGFERVGEHTFVLGADPQTDWILARPLGATSARRGEG, encoded by the coding sequence ATGTCCATCTCCGTCCGGCCAGCGACCGCCGCCGACGCGTCGCGCCTGAGTCAGCTCGCCGCCGCCACGTTCCGCGAGACGTTCGAGGGCGAGAACACGCCCGAGGACATGGCGCGCTATCTGGCGGCGTCGTTCACGCCGGAGCGTCAGACGGCCGAGATCAGCGATCCCGCCGGCACCGTGCTGCTCGCCGAGCACGACGCGGAGCTCGTGGGCTACGCGCACCTGACGTCAGGGCCGGCGCCGGCCGCGGTGCAGGGCACGGCCCCGCTGGAGCTCAAGCGCCTCTACGTCGCCAGCGCGTGGCATGGGCGGGGCGTCGCCCAGGCGCTCATGAATGCCGCCATGGACGCCGCGCGCGCGCGCGGCGCCGAGACCCTGTGGCTCGGCGTGTGGGAGCGGAACCCGCGGGCGGCGGCGTTCTACCGGAAGCACGGGTTCGAGCGCGTGGGCGAGCACACGTTCGTGCTCGGCGCCGACCCGCAGACCGATTGGATCCTCGCGCGGCCGCTCGGCGCGACGAGCGCGAGGCGGGGCGAGGGGTAG
- a CDS encoding GMC oxidoreductase, which yields MQATSYDAIVVGSGISGGWAAKELTERGLRTLLLERGKNIEHVKDYVNATKAPWQYPHRGGRTKAMEHKYPVLKRDFPLNEKNLDWWASDEESPYTEVKRFDWYRGYHVGGRSLMWGRCSFRWSDFDFEANGKEGIGTDWPIRYADVAPWYAHVEKHAGISGSIEHMPQLPDGEFQPPMPLNCAEEIIARRLAENFGGRRRIIPSRTANLTQPLPGRGACQYRDACWLGCPYGAYFSTQSSTLPAAVKTGRLTLRPWAIVTEVVYDKDNKRAKGVRVLDGLTNETTEYSAKVVFLCASALNSTWILLNSARDVWPGGLGSSSGELGHNLMDHHFRVGAQGVVDEPGLLEKDQFGRKPNSLYIPRYRNLFGEKRDYVRGFGYEGSAGREGWSRAVAELGVGGDFKDMAAEPGQWTMGGTAFGEMLPNHANTVTLDESRKDKWGLPVLKIDCGHGENERLMRKDMKNDMAEMLEACGVKHVHTFEQESFPGMGIHEMGTARMGRSPKVSVLNGHNQVWDAPNVFVTDGACMASTACQNPSLTYMALTARAAAFAVDELNRRNL from the coding sequence GTGCAGGCGACGAGTTACGACGCGATCGTCGTGGGATCCGGGATCTCCGGCGGCTGGGCCGCCAAGGAGCTCACCGAGCGCGGCTTGCGCACGCTGCTGCTCGAGCGCGGCAAGAACATCGAGCACGTGAAGGATTACGTGAACGCCACGAAGGCGCCGTGGCAGTACCCGCACCGCGGCGGCCGCACGAAGGCGATGGAGCACAAGTACCCGGTGCTCAAGCGCGACTTCCCGCTGAACGAGAAGAACCTCGACTGGTGGGCGAGCGACGAGGAGTCGCCGTACACGGAGGTGAAGCGCTTCGACTGGTACCGCGGCTACCACGTCGGCGGACGCTCGCTCATGTGGGGGCGCTGCTCGTTCCGCTGGAGCGACTTCGACTTCGAGGCGAACGGCAAGGAGGGTATCGGCACCGACTGGCCGATCCGCTACGCCGACGTCGCGCCGTGGTACGCGCACGTCGAGAAGCACGCCGGCATCTCGGGCTCGATCGAGCACATGCCGCAGCTCCCCGACGGCGAGTTCCAGCCGCCGATGCCGCTGAACTGCGCCGAGGAGATCATCGCGCGCCGCCTCGCCGAGAACTTCGGCGGCCGCCGCCGCATCATCCCGAGCCGCACGGCGAACCTCACGCAGCCGCTCCCCGGCCGCGGCGCCTGCCAGTACCGCGACGCGTGCTGGCTCGGCTGCCCGTACGGCGCGTACTTCAGCACGCAGTCGTCGACGCTCCCCGCGGCGGTGAAGACGGGGCGCCTCACGCTCCGCCCGTGGGCGATCGTCACCGAGGTCGTGTACGACAAGGACAACAAGCGCGCGAAGGGCGTGCGCGTGCTCGACGGCCTGACGAACGAGACCACGGAGTACAGCGCGAAGGTCGTCTTCCTCTGCGCGTCCGCGCTCAACTCGACGTGGATCCTGCTCAACTCGGCGCGCGACGTGTGGCCCGGCGGGTTGGGCAGCAGCTCGGGCGAGCTGGGTCACAACCTCATGGACCATCACTTCCGCGTGGGCGCGCAGGGCGTCGTCGACGAGCCGGGGCTGCTGGAGAAGGACCAGTTCGGGCGGAAGCCGAACTCGCTGTACATCCCGCGCTACCGCAACCTGTTCGGCGAGAAGCGCGACTACGTGCGCGGCTTCGGCTACGAGGGGAGCGCCGGCCGCGAGGGGTGGTCGCGCGCGGTCGCGGAGCTCGGCGTCGGCGGCGACTTCAAGGACATGGCGGCCGAGCCGGGGCAGTGGACGATGGGCGGCACCGCGTTCGGCGAGATGCTGCCGAACCACGCCAACACGGTGACCCTGGACGAGTCGAGAAAGGACAAGTGGGGGCTGCCGGTGCTGAAGATCGACTGCGGCCACGGCGAGAACGAGCGCCTCATGCGGAAGGACATGAAGAACGACATGGCCGAGATGCTCGAGGCGTGCGGGGTGAAGCACGTCCACACGTTCGAGCAGGAGTCGTTCCCCGGCATGGGGATCCACGAGATGGGCACCGCGCGCATGGGGCGCAGCCCGAAGGTCTCGGTGCTGAACGGCCACAACCAGGTGTGGGACGCGCCTAACGTCTTCGTGACCGACGGCGCGTGCATGGCCTCGACCGCCTGCCAGAATCCGTCGCTGACGTACATGGCACTGACGGCGCGCGCCGCCGCCTTCGCGGTGGACGAACTCAACCGACGCAACCTGTAA
- a CDS encoding gluconate 2-dehydrogenase subunit 3 family protein: MSNHSEQDRFIGRREAIFRVGGLLGGLTLVGGSALLEACQREQPRADTTAAGTGQFSPQDVAFLDEVADTILPTTAKSPGAKAAQTGAFMALMVTDTYDPKDQQTFRDGMKKVDEACTKMHGHGFMQSTPAQRLALLTELDKEQKTYSDARAAARAKQPPPVVGVQPGHADTAKDTSKKETPQQGGEAEKPLQGDPRQQNAVGSGAANPATAITADAPAHYFRMMKELALLGFFTSEIGYTKAMRYQETPGRFDPCVDYKKGDPAWAPHA, translated from the coding sequence ATGTCAAATCACTCTGAGCAGGACCGGTTCATCGGCCGGCGCGAGGCGATCTTCCGCGTCGGCGGGCTGTTGGGCGGATTGACCCTGGTGGGCGGGAGCGCGCTGCTGGAGGCCTGTCAGCGCGAGCAGCCGCGCGCCGACACGACGGCCGCGGGCACGGGGCAGTTCTCGCCCCAGGACGTCGCGTTCCTCGACGAGGTGGCCGACACGATCCTTCCGACCACGGCGAAGTCGCCGGGCGCGAAGGCGGCGCAGACGGGCGCGTTCATGGCGCTCATGGTCACCGACACCTACGATCCGAAGGACCAGCAGACGTTCCGTGACGGCATGAAGAAGGTCGACGAGGCGTGCACGAAGATGCACGGCCACGGCTTCATGCAGTCGACGCCGGCGCAGCGGCTCGCGCTGCTCACGGAGCTGGACAAGGAGCAGAAGACGTACAGCGACGCGCGCGCCGCGGCCCGCGCGAAGCAGCCGCCGCCGGTCGTCGGCGTGCAGCCGGGCCACGCCGACACGGCGAAGGACACGTCGAAGAAGGAGACGCCGCAGCAGGGCGGCGAGGCCGAGAAGCCGCTCCAGGGCGACCCACGCCAGCAGAACGCGGTCGGCAGCGGCGCCGCGAATCCGGCGACGGCGATCACCGCGGATGCGCCGGCGCACTACTTCCGGATGATGAAGGAGCTCGCGCTGCTCGGCTTCTTCACGTCGGAGATCGGGTACACGAAGGCCATGCGGTACCAGGAGACGCCGGGGCGGTTCGATCCGTGCGTCGACTACAAGAAGGGGGATCCGGCGTGGGCGCCGCACGCGTGA
- a CDS encoding GMC oxidoreductase, which produces MQSTEYDAIVVGSGISGGWAAKELTEKGLRVLLLERGKNIEHIKDYVNATKGPWQYPHRGGRTKAMEAAYPVLRRDYPLNEKNLDWWVDERESPYTEVKRFDWYRGYHVGGRSLMWGRHSYRWSDYDFEANAKDGIAIDWPIRYADIAPWYDHVEKHAGISGTRDGLPQLPDGQFMPPIPLNCAEEAVAAKIQSAFGGKRRMVHARVANATQQLPGRNACQYRNACWLGCPYGGYFSTQSSTLPAAVKTGRLTLKPWAIVTEVLYDKDRKRATGVRVIDATNDQTTDYKAKVVFLCASALNSTWVLLRSARDVWPGGLGSSSGELGHNLMDHHFRLGANGQLPGFDDKYYFGNRPAGFYIPRYRNLFGDKRDYLRGFGYQGSASRDGWSRAVAELGVGGAFKDEMAQPGQWGVGATAFGEMLPDHKNTVSLDETKKDKWGLPVHKIDCAFGENERAMRKDMMNDMAEMLTAAGATNVSTYENECFPGMGIHEMGTARMGRDPKTSVLNANNQVWDAPNVFVTDGACMVSSNCVNPSLTYMALTARAADFAVRELNRRNI; this is translated from the coding sequence GTGCAGTCCACGGAATACGACGCGATCGTCGTCGGCTCGGGCATCTCGGGCGGGTGGGCGGCGAAGGAGCTGACGGAGAAGGGGCTTCGCGTCCTGCTGCTCGAGCGCGGCAAGAACATCGAGCACATCAAGGACTACGTGAACGCCACGAAGGGCCCGTGGCAGTACCCGCACCGCGGCGGGCGCACGAAGGCGATGGAGGCCGCGTACCCCGTGCTGCGGCGCGACTATCCACTGAACGAGAAGAACCTCGACTGGTGGGTGGACGAGCGCGAGTCGCCGTACACGGAGGTGAAGCGCTTCGACTGGTACCGCGGCTACCACGTCGGTGGGCGCTCGCTCATGTGGGGACGGCACAGCTACCGGTGGAGCGACTACGACTTCGAGGCGAACGCGAAGGACGGCATCGCGATCGACTGGCCGATCCGCTACGCCGACATCGCGCCGTGGTACGACCACGTCGAGAAGCACGCCGGCATCTCCGGCACGCGCGACGGGCTGCCGCAGCTCCCCGACGGCCAGTTCATGCCGCCGATCCCCCTGAACTGCGCCGAGGAGGCGGTCGCCGCGAAGATCCAGTCGGCGTTCGGCGGCAAGCGGCGCATGGTCCACGCGCGCGTCGCGAACGCGACGCAGCAGCTCCCCGGTCGGAACGCGTGTCAGTACCGCAACGCGTGCTGGCTCGGCTGCCCGTACGGCGGCTACTTCAGCACGCAGTCGTCCACGCTGCCGGCGGCGGTGAAGACCGGCCGTCTGACGCTGAAGCCGTGGGCGATCGTGACGGAGGTGCTGTACGACAAGGATCGCAAGCGCGCGACCGGCGTGCGCGTGATCGACGCGACGAACGATCAGACGACCGACTACAAGGCGAAGGTCGTGTTCCTCTGCGCGTCGGCGCTGAACTCGACGTGGGTGCTGCTGCGCTCCGCGCGCGACGTCTGGCCGGGCGGGTTGGGCAGCAGCTCGGGTGAGCTGGGCCACAACCTCATGGACCACCACTTCCGACTCGGCGCGAACGGACAGCTGCCCGGGTTCGACGACAAGTACTACTTCGGCAACCGGCCGGCGGGCTTCTACATCCCGCGCTACCGCAACCTGTTCGGCGACAAGCGCGACTACCTGCGCGGCTTCGGCTATCAGGGGAGCGCGAGCCGCGACGGGTGGTCGCGCGCGGTCGCGGAGCTCGGCGTCGGCGGCGCGTTCAAGGACGAGATGGCGCAGCCCGGTCAGTGGGGCGTCGGCGCCACCGCGTTCGGCGAGATGCTCCCCGATCACAAGAACACCGTGTCGCTCGACGAGACGAAGAAGGACAAGTGGGGGCTGCCGGTGCACAAGATCGACTGTGCGTTCGGCGAGAACGAGCGGGCGATGCGCAAGGACATGATGAACGACATGGCCGAGATGCTCACCGCCGCCGGCGCGACGAACGTGTCGACCTACGAGAACGAGTGCTTCCCGGGGATGGGCATCCACGAGATGGGCACCGCGCGCATGGGACGCGACCCGAAGACGTCGGTGCTGAACGCGAACAACCAGGTGTGGGACGCGCCGAACGTGTTCGTGACCGACGGGGCGTGCATGGTCTCGTCGAACTGCGTGAACCCGAGCCTCACCTACATGGCGCTCACCGCGCGCGCGGCCGACTTCGCGGTGCGCGAGCTGAATCGGCGCAACATCTGA